A part of Nocardioides sp. WS12 genomic DNA contains:
- a CDS encoding SRPBCC family protein — protein sequence MRRSFVFASSWEVAAPVDAVAATLTDLEHYPDWWPQVRAVAKLGPDTAWVRCRSALPYTLDLVLDAVTRTAPVVEVRISGDLDGFARFTLSATGTGTRLDFRQEVTVTGALGLASGVARPLLTWNHERMMAGCREGMARQLLSERAVAPSPRSRPSGPR from the coding sequence GTGCGCCGGTCCTTCGTCTTCGCGAGTTCGTGGGAGGTCGCCGCGCCCGTGGATGCCGTGGCGGCAACCCTGACCGACCTCGAGCACTACCCCGACTGGTGGCCCCAGGTGCGGGCCGTCGCGAAGCTCGGCCCGGACACGGCGTGGGTGCGCTGCCGGTCAGCCCTGCCGTACACGCTCGACCTGGTGCTCGACGCCGTGACCCGTACGGCGCCGGTCGTGGAGGTGAGGATCAGCGGCGACCTCGACGGGTTCGCCCGCTTCACGCTGTCGGCGACCGGAACCGGTACCCGCCTCGACTTCCGCCAGGAGGTCACCGTCACCGGTGCGCTGGGCCTGGCGTCCGGGGTGGCGCGGCCGCTCCTCACCTGGAACCACGAACGGATGATGGCCGGATGCCGCGAAGGGATGGCGCGTCAACTGCTCAGCGAGCGAGCAGTTGCTCCATCTCCTCGATCTCGGCCTTCTGGGCCTCGATGA
- a CDS encoding aldo/keto reductase codes for MTISTRTLGTTSPLTVSALGLGCMGMSEFYGSPDEAGGIATIHRALDLGVTFLDTADMYGPFTNERLVGKAIAGSSHSRDEVQLATKFGNERAPDGTRIRINGTPEYVRAACDASLQRLGVDHLDLYYQHRVDKTVPIEETVGAMKELVEAGKVRHLGLSEASAETIRRAHAVHPITALQTEYSLFTRDIEDEILPTIRELGIGLVPYSPLGRGILTGAITAEPGAGDSRSTAYFPRFQGDNLAANLVLVDRITALAAQHGCTPGQLALAWVLAQGDDVAPIPGTKRVKYLEENAAAAAVELTDADLTALAAAVPRDAVAGARYGDMTTIDA; via the coding sequence ATGACCATCTCGACACGCACGCTCGGTACCACCTCTCCTCTGACCGTCTCCGCTCTCGGCCTCGGCTGCATGGGCATGTCGGAGTTCTACGGATCCCCGGACGAAGCCGGCGGCATCGCCACCATCCACCGCGCCCTCGACCTCGGCGTCACCTTCCTCGACACGGCCGACATGTACGGGCCCTTCACCAACGAGCGGCTCGTCGGCAAGGCCATCGCGGGCAGTTCGCACAGCCGCGACGAGGTCCAGCTGGCCACGAAGTTCGGCAACGAGCGGGCACCCGACGGCACCCGGATCCGGATCAACGGAACGCCGGAGTACGTCCGTGCCGCCTGCGATGCGTCACTGCAGCGGCTCGGCGTCGACCACCTCGACCTCTACTACCAGCACCGCGTCGACAAGACCGTCCCCATCGAGGAGACCGTCGGCGCGATGAAGGAACTGGTCGAGGCCGGCAAGGTGCGTCACCTCGGTCTGTCGGAGGCGTCGGCCGAGACCATCCGGCGCGCCCACGCCGTGCACCCCATCACGGCGCTGCAGACGGAGTACTCGCTCTTCACCCGCGACATCGAGGACGAGATCCTGCCGACGATCCGTGAGCTCGGCATCGGCCTGGTGCCCTACTCGCCGCTCGGCCGCGGGATCCTGACCGGTGCGATCACCGCCGAGCCGGGAGCGGGCGACAGCCGCTCGACCGCCTACTTCCCGCGCTTCCAGGGCGACAACCTGGCAGCCAACCTGGTGCTCGTCGACCGAATCACCGCGCTCGCGGCCCAGCACGGCTGCACGCCCGGCCAGCTCGCGCTCGCCTGGGTCCTCGCCCAGGGTGACGACGTCGCCCCGATCCCCGGAACCAAGCGGGTGAAGTACCTCGAGGAGAACGCCGCGGCGGCAGCCGTTGAGCTCACCGACGCCGACCTGACGGCACTCGCAGCCGCCGTACCGCGCGACGCCGTGGCCGGTGCCCGCTATGGCGACATGACCACGATTGATGCCTGA
- a CDS encoding phospho-sugar mutase: MTTPDVDVLISRARTWLAEDPDEHTKAELTSIIAAVEGGDADAQADLADRFRGTLEFGTAGLRGELGAGPNRMNRIVVIRAAAGLASYLLSEGAEPGASVVIGYDARHNSDVFAQDTAEVMSGAGLRPLLLPRPLPTPLLAFAIRELGCVAGVMVTASHNPPQDNGYKVYLGDGSQIVPPADTGIAERIDAVGSLASVPRASLKSAKGRVLDEGIIDAYLDRAAGIAGDGPRDLEIVYTPLHGVGTSALPAVLETAGFDAPEIVPEQEHPDPDFPTVAFPNPEEPGAIDLAIALATANGADIVIANDPDADRAAAAVPGPDGWRMLRGDEVGALLGDHLLRSGKKGVYATSIVSSSLLGTMAAAHGQPYVETLTGFKWIGRLPNLVFGYEEALGYCVDPTHVADKDGVSAALMLCEIAAAAKAEGRGLPDLLDDIAITYGLHATDQLSVRVTDLSIIAAAMAQLRATPPATLGGSAVVSAEDLSAGSKDLPPTDGLRYRTADGSRVVVRPSGTEPKIKCYLEVVVPVHDGDVATARTEAATGLLALRTDIATAAGL, from the coding sequence ATGACCACGCCCGACGTCGACGTCCTCATCTCCCGAGCCCGCACCTGGCTCGCCGAGGACCCTGACGAGCACACCAAGGCCGAGCTCACCAGCATCATTGCGGCGGTCGAGGGCGGCGACGCCGACGCGCAGGCCGACCTGGCCGACCGCTTCCGCGGCACCCTTGAGTTCGGTACGGCGGGCCTGCGTGGCGAACTCGGCGCCGGGCCCAACCGGATGAACCGCATCGTCGTGATCCGGGCGGCGGCCGGCCTGGCGTCGTACCTCCTCAGCGAGGGCGCCGAGCCGGGCGCCTCCGTCGTCATCGGGTACGACGCCCGCCACAACTCCGATGTGTTCGCCCAGGACACGGCCGAGGTGATGAGCGGGGCCGGCCTGCGCCCGCTGCTGCTCCCCCGTCCGCTGCCCACGCCGCTGCTCGCCTTCGCGATCCGCGAACTCGGGTGCGTCGCCGGCGTGATGGTGACCGCGAGCCACAACCCGCCCCAGGACAACGGTTACAAGGTGTATCTCGGCGACGGCAGCCAGATCGTGCCGCCGGCCGACACCGGCATCGCCGAGCGGATCGACGCGGTCGGCTCGCTTGCTTCAGTGCCGCGGGCGTCACTCAAGTCCGCCAAGGGGCGGGTGCTCGACGAGGGCATCATCGATGCCTACCTCGATCGCGCCGCCGGTATCGCCGGCGACGGGCCGCGCGACCTGGAGATCGTCTACACACCCCTGCACGGCGTCGGCACGAGTGCACTGCCTGCAGTGCTCGAGACCGCGGGCTTCGACGCGCCGGAGATCGTGCCCGAGCAGGAGCACCCCGACCCGGACTTTCCGACCGTCGCGTTCCCGAACCCGGAGGAGCCGGGCGCGATCGACCTCGCCATCGCCCTGGCCACCGCCAACGGCGCCGACATCGTGATCGCCAACGACCCCGACGCCGACCGTGCCGCTGCAGCGGTCCCCGGACCGGACGGCTGGCGGATGCTGCGCGGCGACGAGGTGGGCGCACTGCTCGGCGACCACCTGCTGCGCTCAGGCAAGAAGGGCGTCTACGCCACCTCGATCGTGTCGTCCTCGCTGCTCGGCACCATGGCCGCCGCGCACGGCCAGCCCTACGTCGAGACCCTCACCGGCTTCAAGTGGATCGGCCGGCTGCCGAACCTCGTCTTCGGCTACGAGGAGGCGCTCGGCTACTGCGTCGACCCGACCCATGTCGCCGACAAGGACGGCGTCTCTGCTGCCCTGATGCTGTGCGAGATCGCGGCCGCCGCGAAGGCCGAGGGCCGCGGGCTCCCCGACCTGCTCGACGACATCGCCATCACCTACGGCCTGCACGCGACCGACCAGCTCTCCGTGCGGGTGACCGACCTGTCGATCATCGCCGCCGCGATGGCGCAGTTGCGGGCCACGCCCCCGGCCACGCTCGGCGGTTCCGCCGTGGTGTCCGCGGAAGACCTGTCCGCCGGGTCGAAGGACCTGCCGCCGACCGACGGGCTGCGCTATCGCACCGCGGACGGCAGTCGTGTCGTCGTACGACCGAGCGGCACGGAGCCGAAGATCAAGTGCTACCTCGAAGTCGTCGTACCGGTGCACGACGGGGACGTTGCGACGGCACGCACCGAAGCGGCCACCGGACTGCTGGCGCTGCGCACGGACATCGCCACCGCAGCAGGGCTCTAG
- the deoC gene encoding deoxyribose-phosphate aldolase, translated as MPTTAPTDPHPGLAAYSEVTASEASLRRFLHGLPGVDQVGAEARAAGLGTRSIKTTAKAWAIDLAIRMVDLTTLEGQDTPGKVRALAAKALRPDPADPTCPSTAAVCVYGDLVGEVKAIVGDKVNVAAVATAFPSGRASMAIKLADTRDAVAMGADEIDMVIDRGAFLAGHYLQVFEEIVAVREACARPDGTHAHLKVIFETGELQTYDNVRRASWLAMLAGTDFIKTSTGKVQPAATLPVTLVMLEAVRDFREATGVQIGVKPAGGIKTTKDAIKYLVMVNEIVGEDWLDPDWFRFGASTLLNDLLMQRTKLTTGRYSGPDYFTLD; from the coding sequence ATGCCGACCACCGCCCCCACCGACCCCCATCCGGGACTCGCGGCGTACTCCGAAGTGACGGCCAGCGAAGCATCGCTGCGCCGGTTCCTGCACGGCCTGCCGGGCGTCGACCAGGTCGGCGCCGAAGCACGGGCAGCAGGACTCGGGACGCGCTCGATCAAGACGACCGCGAAGGCGTGGGCGATCGACCTCGCCATCCGCATGGTCGACCTGACGACCCTCGAGGGGCAGGACACTCCCGGCAAGGTACGGGCCCTGGCAGCCAAGGCGTTGCGACCTGATCCGGCCGACCCCACCTGCCCGTCGACCGCCGCCGTCTGTGTGTACGGCGACCTGGTCGGCGAGGTGAAGGCGATCGTCGGCGACAAGGTGAACGTCGCGGCCGTCGCCACCGCGTTCCCCAGCGGCCGTGCGTCCATGGCCATCAAGCTCGCCGACACCCGCGACGCCGTCGCGATGGGTGCCGACGAGATCGACATGGTGATCGACCGCGGCGCCTTCCTCGCGGGCCACTACCTCCAGGTGTTCGAGGAGATCGTCGCCGTCCGCGAAGCGTGCGCGCGACCGGACGGCACGCACGCCCACCTCAAGGTGATCTTCGAGACCGGCGAACTGCAGACCTACGACAACGTCCGCCGCGCGTCGTGGCTGGCGATGCTCGCGGGCACCGACTTCATCAAGACCTCCACCGGCAAGGTGCAACCGGCCGCGACCCTGCCGGTCACGCTCGTGATGCTCGAGGCGGTCCGCGACTTCCGCGAGGCGACCGGCGTCCAGATCGGTGTGAAGCCGGCGGGCGGCATCAAGACGACCAAGGATGCGATCAAGTACCTCGTCATGGTCAACGAGATCGTCGGCGAGGACTGGCTGGACCCGGACTGGTTCCGCTTCGGCGCCTCGACGCTCCTCAACGACCTGCTGATGCAGCGGACCAAGCTGACGACCGGCCGCTACAGCGGTCCCGACTACTTCACCCTGGACTGA
- a CDS encoding aldehyde dehydrogenase family protein yields the protein MPKKSNTFEYAPAPESRSIVDIKPSYGLFIDGEFVDGRGSSFKTINPATEETLAEIAEASDADVDLAVKAARRAFRGWSRMSGKERAKYLFRIARIIQERGRELAVLESIDNGKPIKESRDVDVPIVAAHFFYYAGWADKLEHAGLGPNPQPLGVAGQIIPWNFPLLMLAWKIAPALACGNTVVLKPAETTPLTALLFAEICQQADLPPGVVNIITGAGSTGQAIVSHPDVDKVAFTGSTDVGKAIARSIAGTDKKATLELGGKAANIVFDDAAIDQAVEGIVGGIFFNQGHVCCAGSRLLVQESIRDELLARLKRRMGTLRVGDPLDKNTDIGAINSSEQLTRIRELAGIGEEEGAERWSPPCDLPSSGFWFPPTIFTGVTQAHRIAREEIFGPVLSVLTFRTPAEAVEKANNTPYGLSAGVWTEKGSRILHMASELRAGVVWANTFNKFDPASPFGGYKESGYGREGGRQGLAAYLKGADL from the coding sequence ATGCCCAAGAAGTCGAACACCTTCGAGTACGCACCGGCCCCCGAGTCGCGCAGCATCGTCGACATCAAGCCGTCGTACGGCCTGTTCATCGACGGCGAGTTCGTCGACGGACGTGGCTCGTCGTTCAAGACGATCAACCCGGCCACCGAGGAGACCCTCGCTGAGATCGCCGAGGCCAGTGACGCCGACGTCGACCTCGCGGTGAAGGCCGCACGGCGCGCGTTCCGCGGCTGGTCGCGGATGTCGGGCAAGGAGCGGGCGAAGTACCTCTTCCGGATCGCCCGGATCATCCAGGAGCGCGGCCGCGAACTGGCCGTCCTGGAGTCGATCGACAACGGCAAGCCGATCAAGGAGAGCCGCGACGTCGACGTACCGATCGTCGCCGCGCACTTCTTCTACTACGCCGGCTGGGCCGACAAGCTGGAGCACGCTGGCCTGGGCCCGAACCCGCAGCCGCTGGGCGTCGCCGGCCAGATCATTCCGTGGAACTTCCCGCTGCTGATGCTGGCGTGGAAGATCGCCCCGGCCCTGGCGTGCGGCAACACCGTCGTCCTCAAGCCGGCCGAGACCACGCCACTGACGGCGCTGCTGTTCGCGGAGATCTGCCAGCAGGCCGACCTCCCGCCGGGCGTCGTCAACATCATCACCGGTGCGGGCTCGACGGGTCAGGCCATCGTCAGCCACCCGGACGTCGACAAGGTCGCGTTCACGGGCTCGACCGACGTCGGCAAGGCCATTGCTCGCTCGATCGCCGGCACCGACAAGAAGGCCACCCTCGAACTGGGCGGCAAGGCCGCCAACATCGTCTTCGACGACGCCGCGATCGACCAGGCCGTCGAGGGCATCGTCGGCGGCATCTTCTTCAACCAGGGCCACGTCTGCTGTGCGGGCTCGCGGTTGCTGGTGCAGGAGTCGATTCGCGACGAACTGCTCGCCAGGTTGAAGCGCCGGATGGGCACGCTGCGCGTCGGCGACCCGCTCGACAAGAACACCGACATCGGAGCCATCAACTCCTCGGAGCAGTTGACGCGGATCCGCGAACTCGCCGGCATCGGCGAGGAGGAGGGCGCCGAGCGCTGGTCGCCGCCGTGCGACCTGCCGTCGTCCGGCTTCTGGTTCCCGCCGACGATCTTCACCGGAGTCACCCAGGCTCACCGGATCGCCCGCGAGGAGATCTTCGGACCGGTGCTGTCCGTGCTGACCTTCCGTACGCCGGCCGAGGCCGTCGAGAAGGCCAACAACACGCCGTACGGCCTGTCCGCGGGCGTCTGGACCGAGAAGGGTTCGCGGATCCTGCACATGGCGTCCGAGCTCCGGGCCGGCGTGGTGTGGGCGAACACGTTCAACAAGTTCGACCCGGCCAGTCCGTTCGGCGGCTACAAGGAATCGGGCTACGGCCGCGAGGGCGGCCGGCAGGGCCTGGCTGCCTACCTCAAGGGAGCTGACCTCTGA
- a CDS encoding aldehyde dehydrogenase family protein, with amino-acid sequence MARIDVRKTYKLYIGGAFPRSESGYSYEVADSKGKFVANAALASRKDVRDAVVAARGAFRGWSSRTAYNRGQVVYRIAEVMEDRRPQFEEAIRQSEGATAAAARNQVDQAVDRLVWYAGWADKLAQVIGNANPVAGPFFNHTAPEPTGVVAVLAPQASSLLGLVSVVAPVIVTGNTSVVVSSYARPLPAVTFAEVLATSDVPGGVINILTGDAATLAPWLSAHMDVNAIDLVGVAGSAELATSLEVAAADNLKRVRRAPAAEPDWTADPGLSGMTAFVEAKTVWHPIGI; translated from the coding sequence ATGGCGCGCATCGATGTGCGGAAGACCTACAAGCTCTACATCGGCGGCGCGTTCCCGCGCTCGGAGTCGGGCTACTCCTACGAAGTGGCCGACAGCAAGGGGAAGTTCGTGGCCAACGCGGCCCTCGCATCGCGCAAGGACGTCCGGGACGCCGTCGTCGCGGCCCGCGGAGCGTTCCGTGGTTGGTCGTCGCGGACTGCCTACAACCGCGGCCAGGTCGTCTACCGGATCGCCGAGGTGATGGAGGACCGCCGCCCGCAGTTCGAGGAGGCCATCCGCCAGTCCGAAGGCGCCACGGCTGCTGCCGCCCGCAACCAGGTGGACCAGGCCGTCGACCGTCTCGTCTGGTACGCCGGCTGGGCCGACAAGCTCGCCCAGGTCATCGGCAACGCCAACCCGGTCGCCGGACCGTTCTTCAACCACACCGCCCCCGAGCCCACCGGCGTCGTGGCCGTCCTCGCCCCGCAGGCCTCGTCGCTGCTCGGCCTGGTCTCCGTGGTTGCCCCCGTGATCGTCACGGGCAACACGTCGGTGGTCGTGTCGTCGTACGCGCGTCCGCTGCCGGCAGTCACCTTCGCCGAGGTCCTCGCCACCTCCGACGTCCCCGGTGGCGTCATCAACATCCTGACCGGTGACGCCGCCACACTCGCCCCATGGCTGTCCGCCCACATGGACGTCAACGCCATCGACCTGGTGGGCGTGGCCGGGTCCGCCGAGCTCGCGACCTCCCTCGAGGTGGCGGCCGCGGACAACCTCAAGCGAGTACGCCGCGCGCCCGCCGCCGAGCCGGACTGGACTGCCGACCCCGGCCTCTCGGGCATGACCGCCTTCGTCGAGGCGAAGACGGTCTGGCACCCCATCGGCATCTGA
- a CDS encoding HNH endonuclease signature motif containing protein, producing MDLGTDTRSDRALLSDLSKGVKVRQAALVKEWIDIATWARRNIVTSPEQAATIVDGIIDTGVPIAGAGAPLVSEFNLMELIAMLGRSPDGGRGYVGRIIECAWRLPGIYAAVVEGRLEPWRAERIADLTRPLNAEAAAFVDRQLATVGGVGWAQLERLVQEAVIRFDPERAEAERQAAADARRVDVGDVDANGQVESHSVLDAADAHDFDLALSRRAKIRGQLGDTDSFDVRRSKSVGDLARQDLSLDLLFADEETGEVVATSPGRKVELSVHITDTALTSDDEDNPFANPVGRWDQGRAPISIAQIKEWLRARDTTIIVRPVIDLADCVPVDSYEIPDRIRRRVEQRDHQCRFPWCSRPAAKCDLDHVVPHNKGGPTCPCNLVPGCRRHHRAKTFSNWRYVIVLPGHYLWISPNGHHFLVGPDGTQALDPPRAPDPDE from the coding sequence ATGGATCTCGGAACCGACACCCGCTCTGATCGGGCCTTGCTGTCCGACCTCAGCAAGGGCGTCAAGGTCCGCCAGGCTGCGCTGGTCAAGGAATGGATCGACATCGCGACCTGGGCCAGGCGCAACATCGTCACCAGCCCCGAGCAGGCCGCGACCATCGTCGACGGGATCATCGACACCGGCGTCCCGATCGCGGGCGCCGGTGCACCACTGGTGTCCGAGTTCAACCTGATGGAACTCATCGCCATGTTGGGTCGCTCACCTGATGGTGGACGTGGGTACGTCGGGCGGATCATCGAGTGCGCCTGGCGCCTCCCCGGGATCTACGCGGCAGTGGTCGAGGGCAGGTTGGAACCGTGGCGGGCTGAACGCATCGCCGACCTCACCCGGCCCCTCAACGCCGAAGCGGCTGCGTTCGTGGACCGCCAGCTCGCTACCGTCGGCGGCGTGGGTTGGGCCCAACTCGAACGGCTGGTTCAGGAAGCGGTGATCAGGTTCGACCCCGAACGCGCCGAAGCCGAGCGCCAAGCCGCCGCCGACGCCCGCCGGGTCGACGTCGGTGACGTCGACGCGAACGGGCAGGTCGAGTCCCACTCGGTTCTGGATGCCGCGGATGCCCATGACTTCGACCTCGCGTTGTCGCGTCGAGCCAAGATCCGCGGACAACTCGGCGACACCGACTCCTTCGACGTCCGCCGCTCCAAGTCCGTTGGCGACCTGGCCCGTCAGGACCTGTCCCTGGACCTGCTGTTCGCCGACGAGGAGACCGGTGAAGTCGTTGCGACCAGCCCCGGCCGCAAGGTCGAACTGAGTGTCCACATCACCGACACCGCCCTGACCTCTGATGATGAGGACAACCCGTTCGCGAACCCCGTCGGCCGCTGGGACCAAGGCCGCGCCCCGATCTCCATCGCGCAGATCAAGGAATGGCTCCGCGCCCGCGACACCACGATCATCGTGCGACCGGTGATCGATCTGGCCGATTGCGTCCCGGTCGATTCCTACGAGATCCCCGACCGCATCCGTCGCAGGGTCGAACAGCGTGATCACCAATGCCGGTTCCCCTGGTGCAGCAGACCAGCGGCGAAGTGCGACCTGGACCATGTGGTCCCGCACAACAAGGGCGGCCCGACCTGCCCCTGCAACCTCGTCCCCGGATGCCGACGACATCACCGCGCCAAAACCTTCTCCAACTGGCGCTACGTGATCGTCCTACCCGGGCATTACCTGTGGATCAGCCCGAACGGCCACCACTTCCTCGTCGGACCCGACGGCACCCAAGCCCTCGACCCACCACGCGCGCCCGACCCCGACGAATAG
- a CDS encoding pyridoxamine 5'-phosphate oxidase family protein yields the protein MSTEAPLSPTPRTTVTRGRNRMVSDRAELHAFLADGLVAHLGVTVGDHPLVLPAAYAIDVSGPDAGGTLYVHGSVAAGWLRQAQGGTVCVTVTEVDGLVAGRSAFHHSMNYRSAVVIGAARVVDDEEERQHALDLIVDHMIPGRSGTLRPSTRKELAATAVLAIPLAEASMKARAGDPVDEPSDVAAGVWGGYIPLARVAASPVSSADSHDRVPADVVQRAEGLGRSAAERGVVGPVADLVSADARA from the coding sequence ATGAGCACCGAAGCGCCCCTGTCGCCGACGCCCCGCACGACCGTCACCCGTGGCCGCAACCGGATGGTGTCCGACCGTGCCGAACTGCACGCGTTCCTCGCCGACGGTCTGGTCGCGCACCTCGGGGTGACGGTCGGCGACCACCCGCTGGTGCTGCCGGCTGCGTATGCGATCGACGTCTCCGGGCCGGATGCGGGCGGAACGCTCTACGTGCACGGGTCCGTCGCGGCCGGCTGGCTGCGGCAGGCCCAGGGCGGCACGGTCTGCGTCACGGTCACCGAGGTGGACGGCCTGGTGGCCGGCCGCTCGGCGTTCCACCACTCCATGAACTACCGCTCCGCCGTGGTCATCGGCGCGGCGCGCGTGGTCGATGACGAAGAGGAGCGGCAGCACGCCCTCGACCTGATCGTCGACCACATGATCCCCGGCCGATCCGGCACGCTGCGGCCCAGCACCCGCAAGGAACTGGCGGCCACGGCGGTGCTGGCGATTCCGCTCGCCGAGGCCTCCATGAAGGCTCGGGCGGGGGACCCGGTCGACGAGCCCAGCGATGTGGCTGCGGGTGTGTGGGGCGGATACATCCCGCTCGCCCGAGTGGCCGCGAGTCCCGTGTCCTCGGCCGACTCCCACGATCGGGTTCCTGCGGACGTCGTACAAAGGGCCGAGGGGCTAGGGCGGAGTGCTGCAGAACGTGGCGTGGTCGGGCCGGTTGCTGACCTGGTCAGCGCCGACGCACGCGCCTGA